The following are from one region of the Phormidium sp. PBR-2020 genome:
- a CDS encoding CHAT domain-containing protein, translating into MSHRTSIPLLLFSLCLGMAPAQGAVPALDGSQRAALESPTPSPHSSAQGLLQQGRGFYQGQRYQEAVEAWQQAAAEFDRHGNRPQQALALSYLSLGYQQLGQMALAHQVNDRTQELLAAEPITSPARLAQILNIRGHLYLASGQPERAFEIWQQATQTYQQADDTEGAIASQINEAQALQALGLYARSRARLETVASTLEEQPDSLVKALGFQSLGNTFLAIGQLQEARDRLERSLQIAQTLGDDASLASIYISLGNTASSLAQRAENSLDTEAFGREQQISWQAYERAASLASHPILQLEAQLNQLTLFDDRPSEDETLPRPSPQDLSTLKTAIAHQLTQVPPSRRSIYAHVRFARHLMSVGENSRDVAEVLATAVQQARDIGDRRAESHALGNLGALYETTRQWEIAETLTRDAVVLAQSIDAGDIAYRWHWQLGRLLNAQGQTEAAQDAYGVALSTLQSIRGDLVAMNPEVQYDFRETVEPVYREYVDILLSDPNPSQKNLQQARGAIEDLQLAELDNFFRDACLDTTSVSVEEIDPNAAVLYSIILPDRLTTILSLPGEPLKFYETAVSQGEINDKLRDFRKNIGRATASLPELLDQSQQLYDWVIRPLDAALEDSNVETLTFVLDGGLRNIPMAALHDGEQHLIERYSIALTPGMQLLETGERSRDRLTALAAGLSEARHGFSPLIHVPRELERIADEVNPSRQLLNNTFTRASLAEEIRDFPSPIIHIATHGQFSSQAENTFILAYDTRVNVRELETLLRQRGEDGESNILELLVLSACETATGDDRATLGLAGVAVRAGARSTLATLWQVDDAATSLFMTVFYQHLGIPGTTKAEALRQAQLRLLAHDDYLLPYFWSAYILVGNWM; encoded by the coding sequence ATGTCCCATCGCACTTCTATTCCTCTACTTCTCTTCAGTCTCTGTCTGGGGATGGCTCCCGCTCAAGGCGCGGTTCCCGCTCTGGATGGGTCTCAACGGGCGGCCCTGGAGAGTCCAACGCCAAGCCCCCACAGTTCCGCTCAAGGACTCCTGCAACAGGGACGAGGGTTCTATCAGGGGCAACGCTATCAGGAGGCGGTGGAGGCGTGGCAACAGGCGGCGGCGGAGTTCGATCGCCACGGGAATCGCCCCCAGCAAGCCCTGGCTCTCAGTTATCTCAGCTTAGGATACCAACAGCTCGGCCAGATGGCCTTAGCCCATCAGGTCAACGATCGCACCCAGGAACTCCTGGCCGCCGAACCCATCACCAGCCCGGCCCGCTTGGCTCAAATTCTCAATATCCGGGGTCATCTCTATTTAGCCTCAGGACAGCCGGAACGGGCCTTTGAGATTTGGCAACAGGCCACGCAAACCTATCAGCAAGCCGATGATACCGAGGGGGCGATCGCCAGTCAAATTAACGAAGCCCAAGCTCTGCAAGCCCTGGGACTCTATGCCCGCTCCCGCGCCCGTCTCGAAACCGTGGCTAGTACCCTAGAGGAACAGCCCGATTCCCTCGTCAAAGCCCTGGGGTTTCAAAGTTTGGGTAATACCTTCCTAGCCATCGGTCAATTGCAAGAGGCCCGAGACCGTTTAGAACGCAGTCTCCAGATTGCCCAAACCCTGGGAGATGACGCCAGCCTCGCCTCAATCTATATCAGTTTAGGCAATACCGCTAGCAGTCTCGCGCAACGGGCGGAGAACTCACTGGATACCGAAGCCTTTGGGCGGGAACAACAGATCAGTTGGCAGGCCTATGAACGAGCCGCCAGCCTGGCCTCTCATCCCATCCTCCAGTTGGAAGCCCAGTTAAACCAACTCACCCTATTCGACGATCGCCCCTCAGAAGACGAGACCCTCCCCCGGCCAAGCCCCCAAGACCTCTCAACCCTCAAAACGGCGATCGCCCATCAACTTACCCAAGTCCCCCCCAGTCGCCGCAGCATCTACGCTCACGTTCGCTTTGCCCGCCATCTCATGTCCGTCGGCGAGAACTCCCGTGACGTGGCCGAAGTTCTCGCCACCGCCGTCCAACAGGCCCGCGACATTGGCGATCGCCGTGCCGAATCCCATGCCCTCGGCAACCTGGGCGCCCTCTATGAAACCACCCGACAATGGGAGATTGCCGAAACCCTAACCCGTGACGCGGTGGTCTTGGCCCAGTCCATTGATGCTGGAGATATCGCCTATCGTTGGCATTGGCAGTTAGGACGATTACTCAACGCCCAAGGACAAACCGAAGCCGCTCAGGATGCCTATGGGGTCGCCCTAAGCACCCTGCAATCGATTCGCGGTGACTTAGTGGCAATGAACCCCGAAGTTCAATATGACTTCCGAGAAACTGTCGAACCCGTCTATCGGGAATATGTGGATATCCTGTTATCCGACCCCAATCCCAGTCAAAAAAACTTACAACAAGCCCGAGGGGCGATCGAAGATTTACAACTGGCTGAATTAGACAACTTTTTCCGGGATGCCTGTTTAGATACCACCTCAGTCTCCGTCGAAGAGATTGACCCCAATGCGGCGGTTCTCTACTCCATCATTCTGCCCGACCGTCTAACCACCATTCTCTCCCTTCCTGGAGAACCCCTAAAGTTTTATGAAACCGCCGTTTCCCAAGGGGAAATTAACGACAAATTACGTGACTTTCGTAAAAACATAGGTCGTGCAACGGCCAGTCTTCCCGAATTACTCGACCAATCCCAACAACTCTATGACTGGGTGATTCGCCCCTTAGACGCGGCGTTAGAGGACAGCAATGTGGAAACCCTCACCTTTGTCCTCGATGGCGGACTACGGAATATCCCCATGGCCGCCCTACATGACGGAGAACAGCACCTAATTGAACGCTACAGCATCGCCCTAACGCCGGGAATGCAGCTCTTGGAAACGGGAGAGCGATCGCGCGATCGCCTCACCGCCCTAGCCGCCGGCTTATCAGAAGCCAGACATGGGTTTTCGCCTCTTATTCATGTCCCTAGAGAACTCGAAAGGATCGCCGACGAAGTCAACCCCAGTCGCCAGTTGCTCAACAACACCTTTACCCGTGCCTCTCTCGCCGAGGAAATTCGCGACTTTCCCTCCCCCATCATCCACATTGCCACCCATGGACAGTTTAGTTCTCAGGCGGAAAATACATTTATTTTGGCCTATGATACCCGGGTCAATGTACGGGAGTTAGAAACCCTACTCCGCCAACGAGGGGAGGATGGCGAGTCCAACATTCTCGAACTGTTAGTCCTGAGTGCCTGCGAAACCGCCACCGGGGACGATCGCGCCACCCTGGGGTTAGCCGGAGTTGCCGTGCGAGCGGGGGCGCGCAGTACCCTAGCCACCCTTTGGCAAGTTGACGATGCGGCGACCTCTTTATTTATGACCGTGTTTTATCAGCACTTGGGCATTCCTGGCACAACTAAAGCGGAAGCATTACGACAGGCTCAGTTAAGGTTGTTGGCTCATGATGATTATTTACTTCCCTATTTTTGGTCAGCTTATATATTAGTTGGCAACTGGATGTAA
- a CDS encoding filamentous hemagglutinin N-terminal domain-containing protein: MGNWRWGWAFGLGLGLAIAPIAPSQAQIIPDGSLGNEGSLTTPTGTGVQIDGGALRGDNLFHSFQEFSVPTNSEAFFNNPDVANIFSRVTGGSISDIDGLLRANGTANLFLLNPNGIIFGPNARLDIGGSFVASTANSLVFENGLAFNAGESGEAPLLSVNVPLGVQFNDNPGSIEATGATLNVSEGESVTLVGGEISLDDVEINAPAGRIDLVGMGEAGQVRFETSGVNSGFPSGGFGVPADLSRASVSLNETTFDVTGLVGGEIGIQALDVEMRDSFLRGGIAEGLGIEGGQSGNIELDAIGNINISDTRISNFVREGSVGNAGDINIITGEIEVIQGAELNTRTSGPGNAGSVTVQASGSVIFTGANSEGLPSGAFSSVREAGQGNAGTVRIVGNRVEVRDGGQLSSSSFGQGNAGTVIVEAQDTALFSATNDETEDFATGAGSVLGETGQGRAGNVRVVANFVEIRDGAQLNSATLGEGDAGTVTIEAYDTVLLSNGDVFSAVAETGRGNGGSINILANTVEMQDGSAVASSAAGQGNAGSVTIEAHDLAIFSGTDADGIFTSVSSDVGESAQGNGGNVNIIGNRIVVRGGAMLSSVTFGEGNGGSITIHAHDKVMISGSQSDSLFGGVITTATNTSRGNSGNIHITTNNLEVTNEGILSAGNSGIGNAGSIVIEAHESVLFLDSEVSSNIEENAIGNAGNIDVTSNSIEIRDGAQLNSNISGEGNAGTITLQAADQILILGSNPDGFPSAVFSRVEEAGQGDGGDINIIGNSIRISDRGQLSSRTSGEGNAGKISIEAYDTVVFSASDARSTVEGGRGNAGEITVLAPEVEVRDGAQLLSRTMGEGDAGSVTIIGNDRVVFTGTNSDGRSSGASSSVQESANGHGGDVYVAGNVVEIRDGAFLSTSTSGIGDGGNITIEGEERVVISNSSAFSSVFPGGRGNAGDLRILGDRIEVSNSASLLSGTHGEGDGGIISLEAANEIILSDVFITTSVGEMGQGNAGNIQVSSHQIEVNEGANLVSSAFGNGNAGTVTIGAGYSIVFSEAIVSSSAGDTHPGNAGDVRIFGNVIDFINRTTLLAATFGGGEGGNILVQASDRVTFSDSSASSGTLANSGGNAGEVRVLGNIVEVRDGASLSSETVGTGNAGSVIVEANDHVIFSNGWAASNALTNSVGNAGDVRVTGDTVEVRDRGFLSSSTSGEGDAGTVNIEANNHVLFSNSSVFTSVGEEGQGNGGNISVSANTVEVRDGAQFNSSTFGQGNAGTIRVEARDDVSLFNGYLLTSTTPTGQGDAGNVTVIANSLNVLNGSQLNSSAFGEGNAGTVTVEVHDEVIFSGANPNGLVSGALSTVEETGQGNAGGVNLIAGTVELREGTRLSSSNNTTSNANDFTAGDVFVQADRLHLSDRADISANTGGRGGNIQLNTGTTILRRGSTIQTNAEGDFPGGNIIIDTDALVALENSDITANALNAAGGRVIINSQGIFGTEFRDELTPQSDITATSELGAEFSGSVELNTPEVDTATGLVDLSANPIDVAALLDTDPCTLGRESEFYVTGRGGLPPNPDGSLATETTWVDWRSLEDNPSETALSRHEEMAPLVEAQGWHINGEGSVVLSAATPDGSPTPPQGRPVHCSPEQLNR; this comes from the coding sequence ATGGGTAATTGGAGATGGGGATGGGCGTTTGGTTTGGGATTGGGGTTGGCGATCGCGCCCATCGCCCCCAGTCAAGCTCAAATTATCCCCGATGGAAGTTTAGGGAATGAAGGTTCCCTAACCACGCCAACAGGAACCGGAGTCCAAATCGACGGAGGGGCTTTGCGAGGGGACAATCTCTTCCACAGTTTCCAAGAGTTTTCCGTTCCCACCAATAGCGAAGCCTTTTTCAACAATCCCGATGTGGCCAATATCTTTAGCCGAGTCACCGGCGGCTCAATCTCGGACATCGATGGTTTATTGCGGGCCAACGGAACTGCCAACTTATTCTTACTCAATCCCAACGGCATTATCTTCGGTCCCAACGCCCGTTTAGACATCGGCGGTTCCTTTGTCGCCAGTACCGCCAACAGTCTCGTATTTGAGAATGGCTTAGCCTTCAACGCTGGGGAGTCTGGGGAGGCCCCTCTACTGAGTGTGAATGTGCCACTAGGGGTGCAGTTTAATGATAATCCCGGCAGTATTGAGGCAACTGGTGCAACGCTCAACGTCTCTGAGGGAGAATCTGTCACTTTAGTGGGGGGAGAGATTAGCCTAGATGATGTTGAAATCAATGCACCCGCTGGACGAATTGACCTAGTGGGAATGGGGGAAGCGGGGCAAGTCAGGTTTGAGACGAGTGGTGTTAACTCAGGATTTCCGTCTGGGGGGTTTGGGGTTCCCGCTGACTTGAGTCGCGCCTCGGTGTCGTTGAATGAGACCACTTTCGATGTCACTGGACTGGTGGGGGGCGAGATTGGGATTCAGGCGTTGGATGTGGAGATGCGCGATAGCTTTTTGCGAGGAGGAATCGCTGAGGGACTCGGGATTGAGGGCGGCCAGTCGGGAAATATTGAGTTGGATGCGATCGGTAATATCAATATCTCCGATACTCGAATATCCAATTTTGTTAGAGAAGGCTCAGTGGGAAATGCTGGCGATATCAACATCATTACTGGTGAAATAGAGGTGATCCAGGGAGCAGAATTGAACACAAGAACAAGTGGTCCGGGTAATGCAGGATCAGTAACCGTTCAAGCCAGTGGCAGTGTTATTTTTACAGGTGCTAACTCAGAAGGGTTACCAAGTGGAGCGTTCAGTAGTGTCAGAGAAGCTGGACAAGGTAATGCTGGAACTGTGAGAATTGTGGGAAACAGAGTAGAAGTTCGGGATGGTGGGCAACTCTCTTCGTCTAGCTTTGGTCAAGGTAATGCTGGAACCGTGATAGTTGAAGCCCAAGATACTGCCCTCTTCTCAGCCACTAATGATGAGACTGAGGATTTTGCCACTGGGGCCGGGAGTGTATTAGGAGAAACAGGTCAAGGCAGAGCTGGAAACGTTAGGGTTGTTGCTAACTTTGTAGAAATTCGAGACGGAGCACAGTTAAACTCAGCAACCTTAGGAGAAGGAGATGCAGGAACCGTGACCATTGAAGCTTATGATACTGTCCTTTTATCGAATGGTGATGTATTCAGTGCTGTTGCTGAAACCGGACGAGGGAATGGGGGAAGTATTAATATCCTTGCTAATACCGTTGAGATGCAAGACGGATCTGCTGTTGCTTCAAGTGCGGCTGGTCAAGGCAACGCAGGATCTGTAACTATCGAGGCTCATGATCTTGCTATTTTTTCAGGCACTGATGCCGATGGTATTTTCACCAGTGTATCGAGTGATGTGGGTGAGAGTGCACAAGGAAATGGAGGAAATGTAAATATCATTGGTAATCGGATAGTCGTTCGTGGCGGTGCTATGTTAAGCTCGGTTACTTTCGGAGAAGGTAACGGGGGGTCTATCACAATTCATGCTCATGACAAAGTTATGATTTCAGGTTCTCAATCGGATAGTTTATTCGGTGGAGTCATTACAACTGCAACAAATACAAGTCGGGGTAATTCAGGGAATATACACATTACCACTAACAATTTAGAGGTAACTAATGAAGGGATTTTGTCGGCAGGAAATTCAGGGATTGGAAATGCAGGATCGATCGTAATAGAGGCTCATGAATCTGTATTGTTTTTGGATAGTGAAGTCTCAAGCAATATTGAAGAAAATGCAATAGGTAATGCAGGCAATATTGATGTTACTTCTAATTCTATAGAAATCCGTGATGGTGCTCAGTTAAATTCAAACATATCAGGAGAAGGTAATGCGGGCACCATCACACTACAAGCGGCAGACCAAATACTTATTTTAGGATCTAACCCAGATGGATTTCCTAGTGCTGTGTTTAGTCGAGTAGAAGAAGCGGGACAAGGTGACGGAGGAGACATCAATATTATAGGAAATAGCATCCGAATAAGTGATAGGGGGCAGTTGTCATCAAGGACTTCGGGAGAGGGAAATGCAGGTAAAATTAGTATTGAGGCATATGATACGGTTGTGTTTTCTGCCAGTGATGCACGTAGTACTGTAGAAGGCGGTCGAGGAAATGCAGGAGAGATTACAGTTCTTGCTCCAGAAGTTGAAGTACGAGATGGAGCGCAGTTATTGTCAAGGACTATGGGTGAAGGTGATGCTGGTTCAGTCACTATAATCGGCAATGATCGGGTTGTGTTTACAGGAACGAATTCAGATGGTAGATCTAGCGGTGCATCGAGTTCCGTTCAAGAATCTGCAAACGGTCATGGTGGTGATGTTTATGTTGCTGGCAATGTTGTAGAGATTCGTGATGGTGCTTTTTTATCTACAAGCACTTCTGGCATAGGAGATGGAGGCAATATAACTATTGAAGGTGAAGAACGAGTGGTTATATCTAATAGTTCAGCGTTCAGTAGTGTGTTCCCAGGGGGGCGGGGCAATGCAGGAGATTTGAGAATCCTTGGAGATAGAATAGAAGTCAGCAATAGTGCTTCATTACTTTCAGGTACTCACGGTGAAGGAGATGGTGGTATCATCAGTCTTGAAGCAGCTAATGAAATTATTTTATCTGATGTGTTTATCACAACTAGTGTTGGAGAAATGGGTCAGGGGAATGCCGGCAATATCCAGGTATCTAGTCACCAAATTGAAGTTAATGAAGGTGCCAATTTGGTATCTAGTGCATTCGGAAATGGAAATGCAGGGACCGTAACTATTGGGGCCGGTTACAGCATTGTTTTTTCGGAGGCTATTGTCTCTAGCTCTGCGGGGGACACTCATCCAGGAAATGCGGGAGATGTGAGAATATTTGGTAATGTTATAGACTTCATAAACCGCACAACCTTGTTAGCAGCCACGTTTGGGGGTGGTGAGGGAGGAAATATTCTCGTTCAAGCGAGTGACCGCGTCACTTTCTCCGATAGCTCGGCATCAAGCGGTACCTTGGCTAATAGTGGAGGGAATGCTGGAGAAGTTCGGGTTCTCGGTAACATAGTGGAAGTACGTGATGGTGCTTCTTTGTCGTCAGAAACTGTTGGGACTGGAAACGCAGGCAGTGTAATTGTTGAGGCCAATGATCATGTTATCTTCTCTAATGGTTGGGCAGCAAGCAATGCCTTAACGAATAGTGTAGGGAATGCTGGAGATGTCCGAGTTACGGGGGATACAGTAGAGGTGCGTGACCGAGGTTTTTTATCATCGAGTACTTCAGGAGAGGGAGATGCTGGTACAGTAAACATTGAAGCCAATAATCATGTCCTCTTCTCTAATTCTTCAGTATTTACGAGCGTCGGAGAGGAAGGTCAAGGTAATGGAGGCAATATTAGCGTTTCGGCCAACACAGTAGAAGTACGAGACGGAGCACAGTTTAACTCAAGTACTTTCGGTCAGGGAAATGCGGGAACCATAAGAGTTGAGGCTCGTGATGATGTGTCGTTATTTAATGGCTACTTGTTAACCTCTACCACACCAACTGGACAGGGAGATGCTGGCAATGTAACCGTTATTGCTAACAGCTTAAATGTATTGAATGGATCTCAATTAAATTCAAGTGCTTTTGGTGAGGGCAATGCAGGGACTGTGACGGTAGAGGTCCATGACGAAGTAATCTTCTCAGGTGCGAATCCGAATGGATTAGTCAGTGGTGCATTGAGTACGGTAGAAGAAACTGGACAAGGGAATGCCGGAGGTGTCAATCTCATTGCTGGAACCGTGGAACTGCGAGAGGGAACGCGGTTATCCTCCAGCAATAACACCACATCCAATGCCAATGACTTTACAGCGGGTGATGTCTTTGTCCAAGCCGATCGCCTACACCTGAGCGATCGCGCCGACATCAGTGCCAATACCGGCGGACGCGGTGGCAACATCCAACTCAACACCGGAACCACCATCCTACGGCGGGGTAGCACCATCCAAACCAACGCCGAGGGAGACTTTCCCGGAGGCAATATCATCATCGATACCGATGCCCTGGTAGCCCTAGAAAACAGCGATATCACCGCCAACGCCCTCAACGCCGCCGGGGGGCGAGTGATTATCAATAGTCAAGGCATTTTTGGCACGGAATTTCGAGACGAACTTACCCCCCAAAGTGACATCACCGCCACCTCAGAACTGGGGGCTGAGTTTAGTGGTTCCGTGGAACTGAACACTCCAGAAGTGGATACAGCAACAGGACTGGTAGACCTCTCCGCCAATCCCATCGACGTGGCGGCTCTCCTGGATACAGACCCCTGTACCTTGGGACGGGAGAGTGAGTTCTATGTCACCGGACGGGGCGGATTACCCCCCAATCCCGATGGGTCCCTGGCGACGGAAACCACTTGGGTGGATTGGCGTTCCCTGGAAGATAACCCCTCAGAAACCGCCCTGAGCCGCCATGAGGAAATGGCTCCCTTAGTGGAAGCCCAAGGCTGGCACATTAATGGGGAGGGGTCGGTGGTTCTCTCGGCTGCAACACCGGATGGCTCACCCACTCCTCCCCAAGGGAGACCCGTTCACTGTTCTCCAGAACAGCTCAATCGTTAA
- the acs gene encoding acetate--CoA ligase, which produces MFQPTIESILHEKRSFPPSPEFSAQARIKSMEDYQALYDAAAADPEGFWGDLAEKELEWFQKWDKILDWNPPTAKWFVGGKLNISHNCLDRHLTTWRKNKAALIWEGEPGDSRTLTYAQLHREVCQMANVIKSFGVQKGDVVGIYMPMIPEAAIAMLACARIGAVHTVVFGGFSSEALRERLNDASAKLVITADGGYRKDTVVPLKPQVDKALDNNAIPSVDNVLVVRRTGDEINMETGRDHWWHDLQQTASADCPAEAMDSEDMLFILHTSGSTGKPKGVVHTTGGYNLYTHVTCQWTFDLQETDVYWCTADVGWITGHSYIVYGPLSNGATTVMYEGVPRPSNPGCFWDVVEKYGVTIFYTAPTAIRAFMKAGEQHPKSRNLSSLRILGTVGEPINPEAWVWYHRVIGQERCPILDTWWQTETGGFMLTPLPGATPTKPGSATRPFPGILADVVDLEGNPVEMNQGGYLVIKHPWPSMMRTVFGDFDRFRRSYWEHIQPKDGQHFYFAGDGARKDEDGYFWVMGRVDDVISVSGHRLGTMEIESALVSHPAVTEAAVVGKPDELRGESIVAFVSLELEYDPSEELEKALKQHVVEDIGAIARPKEIRFTEDLPKTRSGKIMRRLLRNLAAGQEISGDTSTLQDRGVLDKLRGGA; this is translated from the coding sequence ATGTTTCAACCTACCATTGAATCGATCCTGCATGAGAAGCGCAGTTTTCCTCCTTCCCCTGAGTTTTCGGCTCAGGCCCGCATCAAAAGCATGGAGGACTACCAGGCGCTGTACGATGCCGCTGCCGCTGATCCTGAAGGCTTCTGGGGCGATTTAGCCGAGAAGGAACTGGAGTGGTTCCAAAAATGGGACAAGATTCTCGATTGGAACCCCCCGACAGCGAAATGGTTTGTCGGTGGAAAACTGAATATCTCCCATAACTGTCTCGATCGCCACCTCACCACCTGGCGTAAAAATAAGGCGGCCCTGATTTGGGAAGGGGAACCCGGAGACTCGCGCACGCTCACCTACGCGCAACTGCATCGGGAAGTCTGTCAGATGGCCAACGTCATCAAGTCGTTTGGGGTGCAGAAAGGGGATGTAGTGGGGATTTATATGCCCATGATTCCCGAGGCGGCGATCGCCATGTTAGCCTGTGCCCGTATTGGGGCCGTGCATACCGTCGTCTTTGGCGGCTTTAGTTCCGAGGCCCTACGGGAACGGCTCAACGATGCCTCCGCCAAATTGGTGATTACCGCCGATGGGGGCTATCGCAAGGATACAGTGGTTCCCCTGAAACCCCAAGTTGACAAAGCCCTCGACAACAATGCCATCCCCAGCGTCGATAATGTGCTGGTGGTCCGGCGGACTGGGGACGAGATTAATATGGAAACGGGCCGTGACCATTGGTGGCATGATTTGCAACAAACGGCCTCCGCCGACTGTCCTGCTGAAGCGATGGATAGTGAGGATATGCTATTTATCCTCCACACCAGTGGCAGCACCGGCAAACCCAAAGGCGTGGTTCACACCACCGGCGGCTATAACCTCTACACCCATGTCACCTGTCAATGGACTTTCGACCTGCAAGAGACGGATGTCTATTGGTGTACCGCTGACGTGGGTTGGATTACGGGCCACAGCTATATTGTCTATGGTCCCTTGTCCAATGGGGCAACCACGGTCATGTATGAGGGAGTGCCTCGTCCCTCTAATCCCGGCTGTTTCTGGGATGTGGTGGAAAAATACGGCGTCACGATTTTCTACACTGCCCCCACCGCGATTCGGGCCTTTATGAAAGCTGGGGAACAGCATCCAAAATCCCGTAATCTTTCCTCCTTGCGGATTTTGGGAACCGTTGGCGAACCGATTAACCCGGAAGCTTGGGTTTGGTATCATCGGGTGATTGGTCAGGAGCGATGCCCAATTTTAGATACCTGGTGGCAAACGGAAACGGGGGGCTTTATGTTAACCCCACTTCCGGGGGCTACTCCCACGAAACCGGGTTCGGCCACTCGTCCCTTCCCTGGCATTCTTGCCGATGTGGTGGATTTAGAGGGCAATCCAGTTGAGATGAATCAGGGGGGCTATTTGGTGATTAAGCATCCCTGGCCGAGCATGATGCGCACGGTGTTTGGGGATTTTGACCGCTTCCGCCGTAGTTATTGGGAGCATATTCAACCCAAGGATGGGCAACATTTCTATTTTGCTGGGGATGGCGCTCGCAAGGATGAGGATGGCTATTTCTGGGTGATGGGCCGGGTTGATGATGTGATTAGTGTCTCGGGCCATCGTTTGGGAACCATGGAGATTGAGTCGGCGTTAGTCTCTCACCCGGCGGTGACGGAGGCGGCCGTTGTGGGCAAACCCGATGAGTTACGAGGGGAGAGTATTGTGGCGTTTGTCTCTCTCGAATTGGAGTATGACCCCTCCGAGGAGTTGGAGAAGGCGTTGAAACAGCATGTGGTTGAGGACATTGGGGCGATCGCCCGTCCCAAGGAGATTCGCTTTACGGAGGATTTACCGAAAACCCGCTCTGGGAAAATCATGCGTCGTCTGTTGCGCAATCTCGCGGCGGGCCAGGAAATCTCCGGCGATACCTCGACGCTGCAAGATCGCGGTGTCCTCGATAAGCTACGGGGAGGAGCGTAG